The Halotia branconii CENA392 region CTGGACTTTTTCACATTAACCCAGCAAAATTAATGGGACACACTACTAGTGGTCTATCGCATTTATTTTGAGTGGTAAAATAACGAACCGCCAAGGACGCAAAGTACACAAAGGAAGAGAGAAACAAGAGAAATTGAAAAGTTGATTAACCTATCAAAACTTTTGCGATAGACCACTAGAGACTTGAAACAGATGCATTCAACGGTCATTCAAAATTTAAAGGTAACTATAACTACAAAAAATTAGGGATACGTAAAATCGTATCCCTATAATTAAAACTCAAGATTAACTAAGAAGCACCTTGCAATTCAGCAGTACGGACTGAAAGCGACTGTGTTTGGCTACCTCGTTGCACTTTCACCTGCAACACTTGACCAAGGCGACTGTCTTCTACAACGTTTTGCAACTGTTCAGCGCTAGTGATAGATTTGCCATCAACTTGAACAATGACATCGCCACGCCGCACACCAGCAGTAGCAGCTGGGGAGTTGGGTACAACCCTAATCACCACTACACCGTTGACTTCTGGTATTTGGATTGGAGAGTTAGGATCAGTATTATTTTGCTTTGCTAGCTGGGGCGTTAAAGTTACCATTTGCACTCCTAGATAGGGGTGAGCAACTTTTCCGTCTCGTTGTAATTGAGATGCGATCGCTTTTGCTTTATCAATAGGAATAGCAAAACCAATACCCATAGCATCAGGACGAATGGCGGTATTAATCCCAATTACTTCACCTCGGTCATTCAATAACGGGCCGCCAGAATTACCAGGGTTAATTGCAGCGTCGGTTTGAATGAAGTCTAAGCGTTTGTCAGAAATGCCAACTTGAGCGCTAGAACGTTTGAGGGTGCTAACAATTCCCAAAGTAACGGTATTATCGAAGCCTAAGGGATTAC contains the following coding sequences:
- a CDS encoding HhoA/HhoB/HtrA family serine endopeptidase, which encodes MRFSKIPRSIRRVSSHLLAIILGVALTVSTLRVLPSLAEPAPNPVVDTPELIAQKQSPATAAIGNTSFVTAAVNRVGTAVVRIDTERTISRRVDPFLEDPFFRRFFGEGLPQQMPSEQLRGLGSGFIIDKGGLILTNAHVVDKADKVTVRLKDGRNFEGQVKGIDEVTDLAVVKINAGNDLPVAPLGSSDNVQVGDWAIAVGNPLGFDNTVTLGIVSTLKRSSAQVGISDKRLDFIQTDAAINPGNSGGPLLNDRGEVIGINTAIRPDAMGIGFAIPIDKAKAIASQLQRDGKVAHPYLGVQMVTLTPQLAKQNNTDPNSPIQIPEVNGVVVIRVVPNSPAATAGVRRGDVIVQVDGKSITSAEQLQNVVEDSRLGQVLQVKVQRGSQTQSLSVRTAELQGAS